From the genome of Mycobacterium dioxanotrophicus, one region includes:
- a CDS encoding TetR/AcrR family transcriptional regulator: MTSTTAPRTVRDRLIDAAEVCLRAKGIRATTVSEVAEAAGVSRGWLYRHFPDKVTLLGAAIVRLNEAYWSEAHAMLAQFDGLDQKIAAGVRHGRTAYDDPGALLMKLRMEEPDEFAACAGAGVQGLVPDLAAFWSPYLVAARDAGEIHPDADIAEASEWVARVLLSLATMPGEQLDAGDYDAVLLHVRRYVMPGLKADPAL, encoded by the coding sequence TTGACCAGCACCACCGCCCCCCGCACCGTGCGCGACCGCCTGATCGACGCGGCAGAAGTCTGTCTGCGCGCCAAGGGCATCCGGGCGACCACGGTGTCGGAGGTTGCCGAGGCCGCCGGCGTGTCCCGGGGCTGGCTGTACCGCCACTTCCCCGACAAGGTCACCCTGCTCGGCGCGGCGATCGTGCGGCTCAACGAGGCCTACTGGTCCGAGGCGCACGCCATGCTCGCGCAGTTCGACGGCCTCGACCAGAAGATTGCGGCGGGGGTCCGGCATGGCCGCACGGCCTACGACGATCCGGGCGCGTTGTTGATGAAGCTGCGGATGGAGGAACCCGACGAGTTCGCCGCGTGCGCCGGCGCCGGTGTGCAGGGCCTGGTGCCCGATCTGGCGGCGTTCTGGTCGCCGTACCTGGTCGCCGCCCGCGACGCCGGCGAGATCCATCCCGACGCCGACATCGCAGAGGCTTCGGAATGGGTTGCGCGGGTATTGCTTTCGTTGGCCACCATGCCTGGCGAACAGCTCGACGCCGGTGACTACGACGCGGTGCTGCTACACGTGCGCCGGTATGTGATGCCGGGCCTCAAGGCCGACCCGGCGCTGTAG